In the genome of Streptomyces sp. NBC_00190, one region contains:
- a CDS encoding penicillin-binding transpeptidase domain-containing protein — protein sequence MNGVAKGAVIGGVFLAMVGGAGYGVYALVGDAGDGDGKGGGKAEASAQPTKGSGPVTEKETAATAKAFLAAWADGNEQAAAELTNNDQAARTAVADFKAKAYVSKAVIAPGTPQGDTVPFTVAAEISYEGTTKPLAYESKLTVVRGLTSGKPLVDWQASVIHPQLQRDEKLRAGAPASPPVKAVDRNGEELTAEKYPSLRPVLDQLRETYGSKAGGKPGAEVWIEPATPNEPKRTLLALVEGEPSTIKTYLDAKVQAAAEQAVTRFPEASVVAVKPSNGHILAVANNRKDGYNAALTGNRAPGSTMKIVTGEMLMDRGKVAADKPAECPKQVSWGGRSFHNLDNFELPGTATFATSFAKSCNTAFIKQISAVDDDGALAKEATEVFGIGLDWKTGVKSTDGKVPAATGAEAAAAYIGQGKITMNPLNVASITATARTGVFRQPLLVSPDLDGRTIATAQRRMKSSVQQQLVSMMRLTATSGTGQKVMSTVSGSDKGAKTGSAEVGGSGSPDSWFTGYSDDVAAAAMVEGGGHGGEAAGPIVAAVLNAG from the coding sequence GTGAACGGGGTAGCGAAGGGCGCCGTCATCGGCGGGGTATTCCTCGCGATGGTCGGCGGCGCCGGGTACGGGGTGTACGCCCTGGTCGGGGACGCCGGCGACGGCGACGGCAAGGGGGGCGGGAAGGCGGAGGCCTCCGCCCAGCCGACCAAGGGCAGCGGGCCCGTCACCGAGAAGGAGACCGCCGCGACCGCCAAGGCCTTCCTGGCCGCGTGGGCGGACGGAAACGAGCAGGCGGCCGCCGAACTGACCAACAACGACCAGGCCGCCCGGACCGCGGTGGCCGACTTCAAGGCCAAGGCGTACGTCTCCAAGGCCGTGATCGCCCCCGGCACACCGCAGGGCGACACCGTGCCCTTCACGGTCGCCGCGGAGATCTCGTACGAGGGCACGACCAAGCCCCTCGCCTACGAGTCCAAGCTGACCGTGGTGCGCGGCCTGACCAGCGGGAAGCCGCTGGTCGACTGGCAGGCCTCGGTGATCCACCCGCAGCTCCAGCGGGACGAGAAGCTGCGCGCGGGCGCCCCGGCGAGCCCGCCGGTCAAGGCGGTCGACCGCAACGGCGAGGAGCTGACCGCGGAGAAGTACCCCTCGCTGCGGCCGGTCCTCGACCAGCTGCGCGAGACGTACGGCAGCAAGGCGGGCGGCAAACCGGGGGCTGAGGTCTGGATCGAGCCGGCCACCCCGAACGAGCCCAAGCGGACGCTGCTGGCCCTGGTCGAGGGGGAGCCGAGCACCATCAAGACGTACCTGGACGCGAAGGTGCAGGCGGCCGCCGAGCAGGCGGTCACCAGGTTCCCCGAGGCGTCGGTGGTCGCCGTCAAGCCCAGCAACGGGCACATCCTGGCCGTCGCCAACAACCGCAAGGACGGCTACAACGCGGCGCTGACCGGCAACCGGGCGCCCGGCTCGACGATGAAGATCGTGACCGGCGAGATGCTGATGGACCGCGGCAAGGTGGCGGCCGACAAACCGGCGGAATGCCCGAAGCAGGTGTCCTGGGGCGGCCGTTCCTTCCACAACCTGGACAACTTCGAGCTGCCCGGCACCGCGACCTTCGCGACCAGCTTCGCCAAGTCCTGCAACACCGCCTTCATCAAGCAGATCTCGGCGGTCGACGACGACGGCGCGCTGGCGAAGGAAGCCACGGAGGTCTTCGGCATCGGGCTGGACTGGAAGACGGGCGTCAAGTCCACGGACGGCAAGGTCCCGGCGGCGACGGGCGCGGAGGCGGCCGCCGCGTACATCGGCCAGGGCAAGATCACCATGAACCCGCTGAACGTCGCTTCCATCACGGCGACCGCCCGCACCGGCGTGTTCCGCCAGCCGCTGCTGGTCTCGCCGGACCTCGACGGCCGTACGATCGCCACGGCGCAGCGCCGGATGAAGTCCTCGGTGCAGCAGCAGCTGGTATCGATGATGCGGCTGACGGCGACGAGCGGAACCGGCCAGAAGGTGATGTCCACGGTCAGCGGCTCGGACAAGGGCGCGAAGACCGGCTCGGCGGAGGTCGGCGGCTCGGGCAGCCCGGACAGCTGGTTCACCGGCTACAGCGACGACGTGGCCGCGGCGGCCATGGTCGAGGGCGGCGGCCACGGCGGGGAAGCGGCGGGCCCGATCGTGGCCGCCGTCCTGAACGCGGGCTAA
- a CDS encoding dolichyl-phosphate-mannose--protein mannosyltransferase, whose amino-acid sequence MTKTATPPPSPAGAPPALSAGREEEPPTWLRRLRAFGYAPPGAAARRTDVRTRLVPPYAQPSPQLWLTFGLPQQVWGTWQRIMSWAGPLLVALVAGWLRFVHLGSPKAVIFDETYYAKDAWATIKQGYEASWPKDIDKSILANPDGVALPLDPGYVVHPPVGKWVIGLGEWMFGFTPFGWRFMTAVLGTLSVLMLCRIGRRLFRSTFLGCLAGALLAVDGLHLVMSRTALLDLVLMFFVLAAFGALLIDRDKSRARLADALPLDDGGGASQPPGAGGGRTRPDTKIAETLRLGWRPYRILAGVCLGLAAGTKWNGFVVLAFFGVLTVLWDAAARRTAGAGAPYAAMLRRDALPAFVSTVPVAIVTYLASWSGWIFSPDNGKGGYLRDWAAKNDQGSALSFLPEWVRSLWHYETEVYKFHVGLTSGHTYESNPWSWLVLGRPVSYFYESPEPGTDGCPATEAGKCAREVLALGTPLLWWAGCFALLYVLWRWFFRRDWRAGAIACALGAGLLPWFNYQERTIFFFYAVVFVPYLCLAVAMMIGALLGPAGSTERRRTLGAIGAGVLVLLIVWNFIYFWPIYTGQSIPMDSWRARMWLDTWV is encoded by the coding sequence GTGACCAAGACCGCGACGCCGCCGCCCAGCCCCGCGGGGGCCCCTCCCGCCCTGTCGGCGGGACGCGAAGAAGAGCCGCCCACCTGGCTGCGCCGCCTGCGCGCCTTCGGCTACGCGCCGCCCGGCGCCGCGGCGCGGCGCACGGACGTCCGCACCCGCCTGGTGCCGCCGTACGCCCAGCCGTCCCCGCAGTTGTGGCTGACCTTCGGCCTGCCGCAGCAGGTGTGGGGCACGTGGCAGCGCATCATGTCGTGGGCGGGGCCGCTGCTGGTGGCGCTGGTCGCGGGTTGGCTGCGGTTCGTGCACCTGGGCAGCCCCAAGGCGGTGATATTCGACGAGACGTACTACGCCAAGGACGCCTGGGCCACGATCAAGCAGGGCTACGAGGCGAGCTGGCCCAAGGACATCGACAAGTCGATCCTCGCCAATCCGGACGGGGTCGCCCTCCCGCTGGACCCGGGCTACGTCGTGCACCCGCCCGTCGGCAAGTGGGTCATCGGGCTCGGCGAGTGGATGTTCGGCTTCACCCCCTTCGGCTGGCGGTTCATGACCGCCGTGCTCGGCACCCTGTCGGTGCTGATGCTGTGCCGGATCGGGCGGCGCCTCTTCCGCTCGACGTTCCTGGGCTGCCTGGCGGGCGCGCTGCTGGCGGTGGACGGCCTGCACCTGGTGATGAGCCGCACCGCGCTGCTCGACCTGGTGCTGATGTTCTTCGTGCTCGCCGCCTTCGGGGCGCTGCTCATCGACCGGGACAAGTCCCGCGCCCGACTCGCGGACGCGCTCCCGCTGGACGACGGTGGGGGTGCCTCCCAGCCCCCTGGGGCTGGGGGAGGCCGGACGCGGCCCGACACGAAGATCGCCGAGACGCTGCGGCTGGGCTGGCGCCCGTACCGGATCCTGGCCGGGGTCTGCCTGGGCCTGGCCGCGGGCACGAAGTGGAACGGCTTCGTCGTGCTGGCCTTCTTCGGCGTCCTCACGGTGCTGTGGGACGCGGCCGCGCGGCGCACCGCGGGCGCGGGCGCCCCGTACGCGGCGATGCTGCGCCGCGACGCGTTGCCGGCCTTCGTGTCCACCGTGCCGGTGGCGATCGTGACGTACCTGGCCTCGTGGTCGGGCTGGATCTTCAGCCCGGACAACGGCAAGGGCGGCTATCTGCGCGACTGGGCCGCCAAGAACGACCAGGGCAGTGCGCTGTCGTTCCTGCCGGAGTGGGTGCGCAGCCTGTGGCACTACGAGACCGAGGTGTACAAGTTCCACGTCGGTCTGACGTCGGGGCACACCTACGAGTCGAACCCGTGGAGCTGGCTGGTCCTGGGCCGGCCCGTGTCGTACTTCTACGAGTCCCCCGAGCCGGGCACCGACGGCTGCCCGGCGACGGAGGCCGGCAAGTGCGCCCGCGAGGTACTGGCCCTGGGCACACCGCTGCTGTGGTGGGCGGGCTGCTTCGCGCTGCTGTACGTGCTGTGGCGGTGGTTCTTCCGCCGCGACTGGCGGGCGGGCGCGATCGCGTGCGCGCTGGGCGCGGGCCTGCTGCCCTGGTTCAACTACCAGGAGCGGACCATCTTCTTCTTCTACGCCGTGGTCTTCGTGCCGTACCTGTGCCTGGCGGTGGCGATGATGATCGGCGCGCTGCTCGGTCCGGCGGGTTCGACCGAGAGACGCCGGACGCTGGGCGCGATCGGGGCGGGGGTGCTGGTCCTGCTGATCGTGTGGAACTTCATCTACTTCTGGCCGATCTACACGGGCCAGAGCATCCCGATGGACTCCTGGCGGGCCCGCATGTGGCTGGACACCTGGGTGTAG
- a CDS encoding energy-coupling factor ABC transporter permease, which yields MHVPDGFINAPVSVAAGVTAAAAVAVSLRGARRELDERTAPLAGLVAAFIFAVQMLNFPVAAGTSGHLLGGALAAILVGPYTGVLCVSVVLLMQGILFADGGLTALGVNVTVMGVVTVVVSYAIFRGLLRVLPRTRRSVTVAAFAGALLSVPGAAAAFTAIYALGGTTDVPIGKVFTAMVGVHVLIGIGEAVITAATVGAVIAVRPDLVHGARGLATPLKLRVGGALVDAPAAAPAPVAARSTTKVWATGLVTALVLAGFVSFYASASPDGLEKVAADKGIDAKVEEHAAKDSPLADYAVKDVADARLSGGLAGALGVGATVAAGTGVFWVVRRRRTAEPAAAGASAV from the coding sequence ATGCATGTGCCCGACGGATTCATCAACGCACCCGTCTCGGTGGCCGCCGGAGTGACGGCCGCCGCCGCTGTGGCCGTCAGCCTCCGCGGCGCCCGGCGGGAACTCGACGAGCGCACGGCGCCGCTCGCCGGTCTCGTCGCCGCCTTCATCTTCGCCGTGCAGATGCTGAACTTCCCGGTCGCCGCCGGCACCAGCGGGCACCTGCTGGGCGGGGCGCTCGCCGCGATACTCGTCGGCCCGTACACGGGTGTGCTGTGCGTGTCCGTGGTCCTGCTCATGCAGGGCATCCTCTTCGCCGACGGCGGGCTGACCGCCCTCGGCGTGAACGTCACCGTCATGGGTGTCGTCACCGTCGTCGTCTCCTACGCGATCTTCCGCGGGCTGCTGAGGGTGCTGCCCCGCACCCGCCGCTCGGTGACCGTCGCCGCCTTCGCCGGCGCCCTGCTCTCGGTGCCCGGCGCGGCCGCCGCCTTCACCGCGATCTACGCCCTCGGCGGCACCACCGACGTGCCCATCGGCAAGGTGTTCACCGCCATGGTCGGCGTGCACGTGCTCATCGGCATCGGCGAGGCCGTCATCACCGCCGCGACCGTCGGCGCCGTGATCGCCGTACGGCCCGACCTGGTGCACGGGGCGCGCGGACTGGCCACGCCGCTGAAGCTGCGCGTGGGCGGCGCACTCGTCGACGCGCCGGCCGCCGCCCCTGCCCCCGTCGCGGCCCGCTCCACCACGAAGGTGTGGGCCACCGGCCTGGTCACCGCGCTCGTCCTCGCCGGGTTCGTCTCCTTCTACGCCTCGGCCAGCCCCGACGGCCTGGAGAAGGTCGCCGCCGACAAGGGCATCGACGCCAAGGTCGAGGAGCACGCCGCGAAGGACTCCCCGCTCGCCGACTACGCCGTCAAGGACGTCGCCGACGCCCGCCTCTCCGGCGGCCTCGCGGGCGCCCTCGGCGTCGGCGCGACCGTCGCCGCAGGCACCGGTGTCTTCTGGGTCGTGCGCCGCCGTCGTACCGCCGAGCCGGCCGCGGCCGGGGCATCGGCGGTCTGA
- a CDS encoding SsgA family sporulation/cell division regulator, with product MSSTAENPPATATAAATATATVPLVEERVRARVITDDPLFRAIPVVLRFVPAEPLAVRIVFPADLSPEGTDNEWVFPRALLEAGLQAPSGTGDVRVWPCGRVQAVVEFHSPEGVAVVQFDIAGLRRFLRRTYATRSTR from the coding sequence ATGTCATCCACCGCCGAGAATCCACCAGCCACCGCGACCGCCGCTGCGACCGCCACGGCGACCGTCCCGCTCGTCGAGGAGCGCGTCAGAGCCCGCGTGATCACCGATGATCCGCTCTTCCGGGCGATCCCCGTCGTCCTGCGCTTCGTCCCCGCGGAACCGCTGGCCGTACGGATCGTCTTCCCGGCGGACCTGTCCCCCGAGGGCACCGACAACGAGTGGGTCTTCCCCCGCGCCCTCCTGGAGGCGGGCCTGCAGGCCCCGAGTGGAACCGGGGACGTACGCGTCTGGCCCTGCGGCCGCGTCCAGGCCGTCGTCGAGTTCCACTCCCCCGAAGGCGTGGCCGTGGTCCAGTTCGACATCGCCGGGCTGCGCCGCTTCCTGCGCCGTACGTATGCCACCCGGTCCACCCGTTAG
- the rsmI gene encoding 16S rRNA (cytidine(1402)-2'-O)-methyltransferase, translating into MTTDQPLGSETPASAADATGTLVLAGTPIGDLADAPPRLAAELERADVIAAEDTRRLRRLTQGLGVHTTGRVLSYFEGNESARTPELVEALARGARVLLVTDAGMPSVSDPGYRLVAAAVEKDIKVTAVPGPSAVLTALAMSGLPVDRFCFEGFLPRKAGERLGRLREVEGERRTLVYFEAPHRLDDTLAAMAEVFGAERRAAVCRELTKTYEEVKRGGLGELAAWAAEGVRGEITVVVEGAPAAAPGDVDDEELVRRVKVREEAGERRKEAIAAVAAEAGLPKREVFDAVVAAKNAAQKMP; encoded by the coding sequence GTGACGACTGACCAGCCCCTCGGCTCCGAAACCCCCGCCTCCGCCGCCGACGCGACGGGCACGCTCGTGCTCGCGGGCACCCCCATCGGCGATCTCGCGGACGCCCCGCCGCGGCTCGCGGCCGAGCTGGAGCGCGCCGACGTGATCGCCGCCGAGGACACCCGGCGGCTGCGCCGGCTGACCCAGGGGCTCGGCGTGCACACCACCGGGCGCGTCCTGTCGTACTTCGAGGGCAACGAGTCGGCGCGCACCCCGGAGCTGGTCGAGGCCCTGGCCCGCGGGGCGCGGGTGCTGCTGGTGACCGACGCGGGGATGCCCTCGGTCTCCGACCCCGGCTACCGGCTGGTCGCCGCCGCCGTGGAGAAGGACATCAAGGTCACCGCGGTCCCCGGGCCGTCCGCGGTGCTCACCGCGCTGGCCATGTCCGGGCTTCCGGTGGACCGGTTCTGCTTCGAGGGGTTCCTGCCGCGCAAGGCGGGCGAGCGCCTCGGCCGACTGCGCGAGGTGGAGGGCGAGCGGCGCACGCTCGTCTACTTCGAGGCCCCGCACCGGCTCGACGACACCCTGGCCGCGATGGCCGAGGTCTTCGGCGCCGAGCGCCGCGCCGCCGTGTGCCGCGAGCTGACCAAGACCTACGAGGAGGTCAAGCGCGGCGGGCTCGGCGAGCTGGCGGCCTGGGCCGCCGAGGGCGTCCGCGGGGAGATCACCGTCGTCGTCGAGGGCGCCCCGGCGGCCGCCCCCGGAGATGTGGACGACGAGGAGCTGGTGCGCCGGGTGAAGGTGCGCGAGGAGGCGGGGGAGCGGCGCAAGGAGGCCATCGCGGCGGTCGCCGCCGAGGCAGGGCTACCCAAGCGCGAGGTGTTCGACGCGGTGGTCGCGGCAAAGAATGCGGCACAAAAGATGCCGTAG
- the cbiQ gene encoding cobalt ECF transporter T component CbiQ, with protein sequence MGAGHAHRLYRHGHSPVHALPPHCKLAATFAFVVVVVSTPREAVWAFGLYAVLLAGVAAAARVPAGFLLRRLLIEIPFVAFAVLMPFVAEGERVDVLGLSLSVSGLWGAWNVLAKGTLGVAASVLLASTTELRALLLGLQRLKLPPLLVQIASFMIRYGDVVTGELRRMSIARRSRGFEARGIRHWGVLAKTAGALFIRSYERGERVYLAMVSRGYAGSMPVIDEVVATRAQWAYAAALPVTALAVCLMGWTL encoded by the coding sequence ATGGGTGCGGGCCACGCCCACCGGCTCTACCGGCACGGGCACTCACCGGTGCACGCGCTGCCGCCGCACTGCAAGCTCGCCGCGACCTTCGCCTTCGTGGTCGTCGTCGTCTCCACACCGCGCGAGGCGGTGTGGGCCTTCGGGCTGTACGCCGTCCTGCTCGCCGGGGTCGCGGCCGCGGCCCGGGTACCGGCCGGCTTCCTGCTGCGGCGGCTGCTGATCGAGATCCCGTTCGTGGCGTTCGCGGTGCTCATGCCGTTCGTGGCCGAGGGCGAGCGGGTGGACGTACTGGGCCTGTCGCTCAGCGTCTCCGGACTGTGGGGCGCCTGGAACGTCCTGGCCAAGGGCACGCTCGGGGTGGCCGCGTCCGTACTGCTCGCCTCGACGACGGAGCTGCGGGCGCTGCTGCTGGGCCTGCAGCGGCTGAAGCTGCCGCCGCTGCTGGTGCAGATCGCCTCGTTCATGATCCGGTACGGCGACGTGGTCACCGGCGAGCTGCGGCGGATGTCCATCGCCCGGCGCTCGCGCGGGTTCGAGGCGCGGGGGATCCGGCACTGGGGGGTGCTGGCCAAGACGGCGGGCGCGCTGTTCATCCGCTCCTACGAACGCGGCGAGCGGGTCTACCTGGCCATGGTCAGCCGCGGCTACGCCGGTTCGATGCCGGTGATCGACGAGGTGGTGGCCACGCGTGCGCAGTGGGCGTACGCGGCCGCGCTCCCGGTGACGGCCCTCGCCGTCTGTCTGATGGGATGGACCCTGTGA
- a CDS encoding energy-coupling factor ABC transporter ATP-binding protein has protein sequence MDPVTDPVTDSATAPVSEPVISAPSPSLEVTGLAYAYPDGHQALFGVDLAIAQGERVALLGPNGAGKTTLVLHLNGILGGGVGTVTVAGLPVEKRNLAEIRRRVGIVFQDPDDQLFMPTVREDVAFGPAAAGLRGAELEERVRHALDQVGMAEFADRPPHHLSFGQRRRVAVATVLAMRPEILVLDEPSSNLDPASRRELADILRSLDVTVLMVTHDLPYALELCPRSVILSGGAITADGRTQDLLCDEDLMRAHRLELPFGFDPRSVSVA, from the coding sequence ATGGACCCTGTGACCGACCCCGTGACCGATTCCGCGACCGCCCCCGTGAGCGAGCCTGTGATCAGCGCCCCTTCGCCCTCGCTGGAAGTGACCGGCCTCGCCTACGCCTACCCCGACGGCCACCAGGCCCTCTTCGGGGTCGACCTGGCCATCGCACAGGGCGAGCGGGTCGCCCTCCTCGGACCGAACGGCGCCGGCAAGACGACCCTGGTGCTGCACCTCAACGGCATCCTCGGCGGCGGCGTCGGCACCGTGACCGTGGCCGGGCTGCCGGTGGAGAAGCGCAACCTCGCCGAGATCCGCCGCCGGGTCGGCATCGTCTTCCAGGACCCCGACGACCAGCTGTTCATGCCGACCGTCCGCGAGGACGTGGCCTTCGGCCCGGCCGCGGCCGGCCTGCGCGGCGCCGAACTGGAGGAGCGGGTCCGCCACGCCCTGGACCAGGTGGGGATGGCCGAATTCGCCGACCGGCCGCCGCACCACCTGTCCTTCGGGCAGCGCCGCCGGGTCGCGGTGGCGACCGTACTGGCCATGCGGCCCGAGATCCTGGTCCTGGACGAGCCCTCGTCCAACCTGGACCCGGCTTCGCGGCGCGAGCTCGCCGACATCCTGCGCTCGCTGGACGTGACGGTGCTGATGGTGACCCACGACCTGCCGTACGCGCTGGAGCTGTGCCCGCGCTCGGTCATCCTGAGCGGCGGCGCGATCACGGCCGACGGCCGCACCCAGGACCTCCTGTGCGACGAGGACCTCATGCGCGCCCACCGCCTTGAGCTGCCCTTCGGCTTCGATCCGCGTTCGGTCTCGGTGGCATAA
- a CDS encoding serine hydrolase domain-containing protein: protein MPVDIQGVVTEGFEPVRDAFVRNFEVLGDRGAAVAVYRDGRKVVDLWGGTKDADGTEPRPPWTADTVQIVRSATKGVAAAVPLLLHQRGLLDLDAPVASYWPEFKAGGKEKTLVRDLLAHRAGVPALDRGLTVAEASDGVSGARAVAAQRAFWEPGTEHGYHAQTFSWLLSELVLRATGRTIGGILAEEIAEPLGLDFWIGLPEAQAHRVGRVAPVDPPESAGLLRTRPRRNVSEAYADPDSLTRRAFAAIDPLPDENDPAYRAAELPASAGIGTARALARFYGATIGVVEDGARIFTPATTALAGKEFSSGPDRVLVVNTRFGPGYMLHGPASPLLSPASFGHPGRGGSLAFADPEAGIGFGYVTNAHAKSVTADPRAQALVRALRSVL, encoded by the coding sequence CTGCCCGTGGACATCCAGGGTGTGGTGACGGAGGGCTTCGAGCCCGTCAGGGACGCGTTCGTACGCAACTTCGAGGTGCTCGGGGACCGGGGCGCGGCGGTGGCCGTGTACCGGGACGGGCGCAAGGTCGTCGACCTCTGGGGCGGCACCAAGGACGCCGACGGCACCGAGCCGCGGCCCCCTTGGACCGCAGACACCGTGCAGATCGTCCGCTCCGCGACCAAGGGAGTGGCCGCCGCCGTACCGCTGCTGCTCCACCAGCGCGGACTGCTCGACCTGGACGCGCCCGTGGCCTCGTACTGGCCGGAGTTCAAGGCGGGCGGCAAGGAGAAGACCCTGGTCCGCGACCTGCTCGCGCACCGCGCCGGAGTCCCGGCCCTGGACCGCGGGCTGACCGTGGCGGAGGCCTCGGACGGCGTGTCCGGGGCGCGCGCGGTCGCCGCGCAGCGGGCCTTCTGGGAGCCCGGCACCGAGCACGGCTACCACGCGCAGACCTTCAGCTGGCTGCTGTCCGAGCTGGTGCTGCGGGCGACCGGCCGCACCATCGGCGGCATCCTGGCCGAGGAGATCGCCGAGCCGCTGGGCCTGGACTTCTGGATCGGGCTGCCGGAGGCGCAGGCGCACCGGGTGGGCCGGGTGGCCCCGGTCGACCCGCCGGAGAGCGCGGGCCTGCTCAGGACCCGGCCGAGGCGAAACGTTTCGGAGGCCTACGCCGACCCGGACTCCCTCACCCGCCGCGCCTTCGCGGCCATCGACCCCCTGCCGGACGAGAACGACCCCGCCTACCGGGCGGCCGAGCTGCCGGCCTCGGCGGGCATCGGCACGGCCCGCGCCCTGGCCCGCTTCTACGGGGCCACCATCGGCGTGGTGGAGGACGGCGCGCGGATCTTCACACCGGCCACCACCGCGCTCGCGGGCAAGGAGTTCTCGTCGGGCCCGGACCGCGTCCTGGTGGTGAACACCCGCTTCGGCCCCGGCTACATGCTGCACGGCCCGGCCTCGCCGCTGCTTTCTCCGGCCTCCTTCGGCCACCCGGGCCGCGGCGGCTCGCTGGCCTTCGCGGATCCGGAGGCGGGCATCGGATTCGGCTACGTCACCAACGCCCACGCCAAGTCGGTCACCGCCGACCCGCGCGCGCAGGCGCTGGTCCGGGCCCTGCGCTCCGTGCTCTGA